The nucleotide window AGGAGTATATATAATAAAGCCGCTGATTTTTTCATCATCATCATCTCTCGCACCATCCCTTCACTAGTCACAGTGTGGACAGTTTGATAGATTCTTAAACTAGTAATTTTGAAAAAAAAATGGACCCCTTTTGATCAGGAGTCCATTTCAGCAAAAACCATCCGGTCCTTGCCATTGATATCAAAAACAACCTCAACTCTGGCGTGCGGGAAGGTTTTTTCCAGAAGCGCACGGACGGCTTCTCCCTGGCCTGCGCCGATTTCAAAGCCGACGAGTGCCTTTTCTTTCAGCACAAGTGGCAGCTCGTCCATGAAGCGACGATATAGGTCCAATCCATCTTCCCCGGCAAACAGCGCCATATGCGGCTCATGCTCGGTAACGATGTCTGACATCCATTCCTGGTCTGCAATGGGAATGTACGGCGGGTTCGAGATGACAGCATCGACTTTTTTTCCTTGTAAAATAAGCGGCTGCAGCAGGTCGCCATGGAAGAATTCGACGTCTGCACCCAGCTGGCTGGCATTTTTCCGCGCAACATCCAGTGCGTCTTCTGAAAGGTCGATCGCTGCCACCTTTAATTCAGGTTTCTCCAGCTTCAGGCTAACCGAAATCGCTCCGCTTCCGGTCCCGACATCGACAAGGTCAATTTGGCCACTTTCCGGGAAAAGCTTTTCCAGCCGCTGAAGCGTGCCATGAACAAGCTCCTCCGTCTCCGGACGTGGAATCAGCACATGCTCGTTCACCTCAAAGCGGCGGCCATAAAACTCCTCTGAACCGATAATATACTGGATCGGTTCACCTTCTGCATGCCTTTTTACAGCGGCACGGAACTCTGTCCACACTTCCCCATCCAGTTCATCGCGCATCTTCATCAGCATCGAAGTGCGGGACAGCCCCGAGAAGTGCCGCAGGAGCAGCTCACCGGCAAACTCTTCACGGTTATGTTCTTTTAAAAAAGAAGAAGCCCAGTTGAGGGCTTCATACATTTTGGGATTAGTCATTGTTCGCACTCTCAAGTCTTTGCGATTGGTCTTCCATGATTAATGCATCGATGATTTCATCCAACTTGCCCTGGAGAATCTGGTCAAGCTTTTGGATCGTCAAACCGATACGGTGGTCAGTCACGCGGTTCTGCGGGAAGTTGTACGTACGGATACGCTCAGAGCGATCGCCGGTACCAACGGCTGATTTACGAACCTGGTCGTACTCCGCCTGCGCTTCCTGCTGGAACTTGTCATAGACGCGGGCACGAAGTACCTTCATCGCCTTGTCTTTGTTTTTGTGCTGTGATTTTTCATCCTGACATGACACGACGATTCCAGTCGGGATGTGAGTCAAACGGACCGCTGACATCGTGGTGTTTACGGACTGTCCGCCGGCTCCGCTGGACGCGAATGTATCGAAGCGGATATCCTTATCATGCAGCTCGATTTCAACTTCTTCTGCTTCCGGAAGACATGCAACCGTAGCTGTTGAAGTATGGATACGTCCGCCTGATTCCGTTTCCGGAACACGCTGGACGCGGTGAGCGCCGTTCTCGAACTTCATTTTGGAATATGCGCCATTTCCGTTGATCATGAAGATGATCTCTTTAAAACCGCCAACGCCAGTCGTGCTGGCATCGATGATTTCTGTTTTCCAGCCCTGTGATTCAGCAAAACGGCTGTACATGCGGTATAGGTCGCCAGCAAACAGAGCGGCCTCATCACCGCCCGCAGCGCCGCGGATTTCCATAATAACGTTTTTATCATCATTAGGGTCCTTAGGAACCAGGAGAATCTTGATTCGCGCTTCCAGCTCTTCAATGCGCGGCTCAAGATCGGAGATTTCCTCCTTGACCATTTCACGCATACCAGCATCAAGCTTTTCTTCGAGCATCGCCTTTGCATCGGCCAATTGCTCTTTCACTTCTTTGTATTCACG belongs to Mesobacillus sp. AQ2 and includes:
- the prmC gene encoding peptide chain release factor N(5)-glutamine methyltransferase; the encoded protein is MTNPKMYEALNWASSFLKEHNREEFAGELLLRHFSGLSRTSMLMKMRDELDGEVWTEFRAAVKRHAEGEPIQYIIGSEEFYGRRFEVNEHVLIPRPETEELVHGTLQRLEKLFPESGQIDLVDVGTGSGAISVSLKLEKPELKVAAIDLSEDALDVARKNASQLGADVEFFHGDLLQPLILQGKKVDAVISNPPYIPIADQEWMSDIVTEHEPHMALFAGEDGLDLYRRFMDELPLVLKEKALVGFEIGAGQGEAVRALLEKTFPHARVEVVFDINGKDRMVFAEMDS
- the prfA gene encoding peptide chain release factor 1, giving the protein MFDRLQAVEDRYERLNELLSDPEVVNDSKKLREYSKEQSDIQETVMAYREYKEVKEQLADAKAMLEEKLDAGMREMVKEEISDLEPRIEELEARIKILLVPKDPNDDKNVIMEIRGAAGGDEAALFAGDLYRMYSRFAESQGWKTEIIDASTTGVGGFKEIIFMINGNGAYSKMKFENGAHRVQRVPETESGGRIHTSTATVACLPEAEEVEIELHDKDIRFDTFASSGAGGQSVNTTMSAVRLTHIPTGIVVSCQDEKSQHKNKDKAMKVLRARVYDKFQQEAQAEYDQVRKSAVGTGDRSERIRTYNFPQNRVTDHRIGLTIQKLDQILQGKLDEIIDALIMEDQSQRLESANND